One Symphalangus syndactylus isolate Jambi chromosome 10, NHGRI_mSymSyn1-v2.1_pri, whole genome shotgun sequence genomic region harbors:
- the LOC129492156 gene encoding large ribosomal subunit protein eL8-like, with amino-acid sequence MPKGKKAKGKKVAPAPAVMKKQEAKKVANPLFEKRPKNFGIGQDIQPKRDLTRFVKWPHCIRLQRQRAILYKRLKVPPAINQFTQALDRQTATQLLKLAHKYRPETQQEKKQRLLAQAKKKAAGKGDVPMKRPPVLRAGINTVTTLVENKKAQLVVIAHDVDSVELVVFLPALCRKMGVAYCIIKGKARLGRLVHRKTCTTVAFTQVNLEDKDALAKLVEAIRTNYNDRYDEIRRHWGGNVLGPKSVARIAKLEKAKAKELATKLG; translated from the coding sequence ATGCCGAAAGGAAAGAAGGCCAAGGGAAAGAAGGTGGCTCCGGCCCCTGCTGTCATGAAGAAGCAGGAGGCTAAGAAAGTGGCGAATCCCCTGTTTGAGAAAAGGCCTAAGAATTTTGGCATTGGACAGGACATCCAGCCCAAAAGAGACCTCACCCGCTTTGTGAAATGGCCCCACTGTATCAGGTTGCAGCGGCAGAGAGCCATCCTCTATAAGCGGCTGAAAGTGCCTCCTGCAATTAACCAGTTCACCCAGGCCCTGGACCGCCAAACAGCTACGCAGCTGCTTAAGCTGGCCCACAAGTACAGACCAGAGACACAGCAAGAGAAGAAGCAGAGACTGCTGGCCCAGGCCAAGAAGAAAGCTGCTGGCAAAGGGGACGTCCCCATGAAGAGACCACCTGTCCTTCGAGCAGGAATTAACACCGTCACCACGTTGGTGGAGAACAAGAAAGCTCAGCTGGTGGTGATTGCACACGACGTGGATTCCGTTGAGCTGGTTGTCTTCTTGCCTGCCCTGTGTCGTAAAATGGGGGTCGCTTACTGCATTATCAAGGGGAAGGCAAGACTGGGACGTCTAGTCCACAGGAAGACCTGCACCACTGTCGCCTTCACACAGGTGAACTTGGAAGACAAAGACGCTTTGGCTAAGCTGGTGGAAGCTATCAGGACCAATTACAATGACAGATATGATGAGATCCGCCGTCACTGGGGCGGCAATGTCCTGGGTCCTAAGTCTGTGGCTCGTATCGCCAAGCTCGAAAAGGCAAAGGCTAAAGAACTTGCCACTAAACTGGGTTAA